A genomic region of Manihot esculenta cultivar AM560-2 chromosome 15, M.esculenta_v8, whole genome shotgun sequence contains the following coding sequences:
- the LOC110601429 gene encoding F-box/kelch-repeat protein At3g27150, which yields MSKGKEPRGEDEESEVCRHDCNPQKKGMLGGDPGNNFWITSNRPTSNRLDTCANRKEDQRGYVIGSNSLEPQDADYSEVPQLNDEVENQILARVPRSEYWKFPLVNKRIFSLTKSGELFKIRRELGVKESSVFIFTTGDSGWWGFDRQFSSRRKLPDLPADSCFSSGDKESVCAGTHLIISGREIDGVVVWRYELETNSWSKGPSMIKPRCLFASASCGPFAFVAGGVTEAGAVLKSAEKYNSDTKTWESLPRMQKKRRLCSGCYMDNKFYVIGGRNEDGRRLTCGEAYDDDKKTWELIPDMLEDTPVATFQSPPLVAVVNDELYSLETSSNELKVYSKRTKTWRKLGPVPVRADSSRGWGVAFKSLGNELLLIGSSTSMASYSGDGMAIYTCCPDAEAEQLQWRPLECGRNRLSNFILNCSVMVA from the coding sequence ATGTCCAAGGGGAAAGAGCCAAGGGGTGAAGATGAAGAGAGTGAGGTCTGCAGACATGATTGTAATCCTCAGAAGAAAGGAATGCTTGGTGGGGATCCTGGCAATAATTTTTGGATTACTTCTAATAGGCCAACATCAAACAGGTTGGATACTTGTGCTAATAGGAAGGAAGATCAAAGAGGCTATGTGATTGGAAGCAACAGTTTAGAACCTCAGGATGCAGATTACTCCGAAGTCCCCCAGCTCAATGATGAGGTAGAGAATCAGATTTTGGCAAGAGTTCCAAGATCAGAGTATTGGAAATTTCCATTGGTGAATAAGCGAATATTTTCTCTTACAAAGAGTGGTGAGCTATTTAAGATTAGGAGGGAACTTGGGGTTAAAGAATCAtctgtttttatttttacaactGGAGACAGCGGCTGGTGGGGATTTGATCGACAGTTTAGTTCTCGTAGAAAGCTTCCAGACTTGCCAGCAGATTCTTGTTTTTCTTCAGGAGACAAAGAATCAGTTTGTGCAGGGACTCATCTGATCATTTCAGGCAGGGAGATAGATGGTGTTGTGGTTTGGAGATATGAATTGGAAACAAATAGCTGGAGCAAGGGTCCTTCAATGATCAAACCCAGGTGCCTGTTTGCTTCGGCTTCCTGTGGTCCCTTTGCTTTTGTAGCAGGTGGGGTAACAGAGGCTGGTGCAGTTCTAAAGTCTGCTGAGAAATACAATTCTGATACTAAGACATGGGAATCTCTTCCGAGGATGCAAAAGAAACGAAGGCTCTGCTCAGGTTGTTACATGGATAACAAGTTTTACGTGATCGGCGGCCGAAATGAAGACGGAAGACGCCTTACTTGTGGAGAAGCCTACGACGATGATAAAAAGACATGGGAACTCATCCCGGACATGTTGGAGGATACTCCTGTTGCTACTTTTCAATCTCCACCGCTTGTCGCCGTGGTGAACGACGAGCTTTACTCGCTGGAGACTTCATCAAACGAGCTGAAAGTGTACTCAAAAAGGAccaaaacatggagaaaattGGGACCTGTCCCAGTAAGAGCTGATTCTTCAAGAGGATGGGGTGTAGCCTTCAAGTCTCTAGGCAACGAGCTACTTTTAATAGGCTCATCAACATCCATGGCCTCTTATTCAGGAGATGGAATGGCTATATATACCTGCTGCCCAGATGCTGAAGCTGAGCAACTGCAATGGAGACCTCTTGAGTGTGGCAGAAACAGACTCAGCAACTTTATACTGAACTGTTCTGTTATGGTTGCTTAA